In Allocoprobacillus halotolerans, a genomic segment contains:
- a CDS encoding IS1096 element passenger TnpR family protein yields the protein MLMERVFQCVDDIYDDIMKEGSQDLKQKIQELENVVGTNHPEILKKGIMLSMTFCLNQLQFHDELFEALLIDNIDYMIENIPDMKKSIQLQVSLRGLEQHVHRQIVLPYYMTLADMAYAILAIFQADGSHLFSIECQQGRFGCEQCDEEMIDDYAANVFLNDLQLKKGSQLSLWYDFGDDYFFDIQVIHIQTESDLNEIGDGQILSGQGYGIWEDEHALLEMYYKDYDEFIEKIHDFGLDEDDFIFDDFDVDVANEMFLEDFEFLRRNYEDSESI from the coding sequence ATGTTGATGGAACGTGTTTTTCAATGTGTGGATGATATTTATGATGATATCATGAAAGAAGGGTCACAAGACTTAAAACAGAAAATACAGGAATTAGAAAATGTTGTTGGTACAAATCATCCTGAAATTTTGAAGAAAGGAATTATGCTTTCAATGACATTTTGCTTGAATCAACTTCAATTCCATGATGAATTATTTGAAGCGTTATTGATAGATAACATAGATTATATGATTGAAAATATTCCAGATATGAAAAAATCAATTCAATTACAAGTTTCTTTAAGAGGTTTAGAACAGCATGTTCATCGTCAAATTGTTTTACCATATTATATGACACTAGCTGATATGGCTTATGCTATTTTGGCGATTTTTCAGGCTGATGGAAGTCATTTGTTTTCTATTGAATGCCAACAAGGAAGATTTGGCTGTGAACAATGTGATGAGGAAATGATTGATGATTATGCAGCCAATGTTTTCTTGAATGATTTGCAGTTGAAAAAAGGAAGTCAATTGTCTTTATGGTATGATTTTGGTGATGATTATTTCTTTGATATTCAAGTCATTCATATTCAAACAGAATCAGATTTAAATGAGATAGGGGATGGTCAAATTCTTTCTGGTCAAGGCTATGGTATTTGGGAAGATGAACATGCTTTATTAGAAATGTATTATAAGGATTATGATGAATTTATTGAAAAGATTCATGATTTTGGATTAGATGAAGATGATTTTATATTTGATGATTTTGATGTAGACGTTGCTAATGAAATGTTTTTAGAAGATTTTGAATTTTTAAGACGTAATTATGAGGATAGTGAATCAATATGA
- a CDS encoding alpha/beta hydrolase, with the protein MIEKLHIQFEAMNSLRTIHVYLPPFYHESQERYPVIYMYDGHNLFHDENATYGYSWHMEEFLDQYDKPFIVVGIECPHEGNQRLEEYCPYDVENSFLGTIHGYGQLFMDFVVEVVKPYIDNHYRTIPFRECTMIGGSSMGGLMSLYTIIAYNQYFSKAACLSSSIGICMDALTNEMNQHDLNVDTRVYLSWGSEESRNKRGLAYASMHNLEISHLLNQKHIMTYPYLQVNGRHSEQSWQQQIPIFMDYLWKSK; encoded by the coding sequence ATGATAGAAAAATTGCATATACAGTTTGAGGCGATGAACAGTTTACGTACAATTCATGTATATTTACCACCATTTTATCATGAAAGTCAGGAACGTTATCCTGTTATATATATGTATGATGGACATAATTTATTTCATGATGAGAATGCCACTTATGGTTATTCATGGCATATGGAAGAATTTTTAGACCAATATGATAAACCATTTATCGTTGTTGGCATTGAATGTCCACATGAGGGAAATCAGCGTTTAGAGGAATATTGCCCTTATGATGTAGAAAATAGCTTTTTAGGAACGATTCATGGTTATGGACAGCTTTTTATGGATTTTGTGGTAGAGGTTGTCAAACCTTATATAGATAACCATTATCGTACCATTCCATTTCGTGAATGTACGATGATTGGTGGGAGTTCAATGGGTGGTTTAATGTCCTTATATACAATCATTGCTTATAATCAGTATTTTTCTAAAGCAGCTTGTTTATCTAGTTCAATTGGTATATGTATGGATGCTTTAACTAATGAAATGAATCAACATGATTTAAATGTCGATACACGTGTTTATTTAAGTTGGGGTAGTGAAGAAAGTAGAAACAAACGTGGTTTAGCCTATGCATCAATGCATAATCTTGAAATATCCCATTTATTGAATCAAAAACATATCATGACTTATCCTTATTTACAGGTCAATGGTCGTCATAGTGAACAGTCATGGCAACAGCAAATTCCTATATTTATGGATTATTTGTGGAAATCAAAGTAA
- the rpsD gene encoding 30S ribosomal protein S4 — protein MSRYTGPQWKKSRRLGFSTLETGKELSRRPYAPGQHGQKRKKLTEYGLQLAEKQKVRHMYGVNEKQFHNTFKRAGKMEGVTGYNFFCLLESRLDNMVYRLGFATTRRQARQLVNHGHILLNGVKTDIASCQVKVGDVISVKERSRSLEIIKNALASQTHVPGFVEVDADKMEGKYLRLPERSELNQEINESLIVEYYNRLG, from the coding sequence ATGTCACGTTATACTGGACCACAATGGAAAAAATCTAGACGTTTAGGTTTTTCTACATTAGAAACTGGTAAAGAATTATCAAGAAGACCATATGCACCTGGTCAACATGGTCAAAAAAGAAAAAAATTAACAGAATATGGATTACAATTAGCTGAAAAACAAAAAGTAAGACATATGTATGGAGTGAATGAAAAACAATTCCATAATACTTTTAAAAGAGCAGGAAAAATGGAAGGAGTTACAGGTTACAATTTCTTCTGTTTATTAGAATCAAGATTAGACAATATGGTTTATAGATTAGGTTTTGCAACAACAAGAAGACAAGCAAGACAATTAGTAAACCATGGTCATATCTTATTAAATGGAGTGAAAACTGATATTGCTTCATGTCAAGTAAAAGTTGGAGATGTTATTTCTGTAAAAGAACGTTCTCGTTCATTAGAAATCATCAAAAATGCTTTAGCATCTCAAACTCATGTACCAGGATTTGTTGAAGTTGATGCTGATAAAATGGAAGGTAAATATTTAAGATTACCTGAAAGATCAGAATTAAATCAAGAAATCAATGAATCATTAATCGTAGAATACTACAACCGTTTAGGATAA
- a CDS encoding IS110 family transposase — protein sequence MKSIIYIGMAVHKNTYSLCAIFNSTGEILGQAKCEANIKNVLRFIESVKEKSGIGEDTKILAGYEARCLGFSLYHDLNFHDIPCVSLAPSTMHGSVKNKKIKNDKMDAFNIATNLMHNSYKAVHVVKPKTLQNQFR from the coding sequence ATGAAAAGTATAATCTATATTGGGATGGCTGTCCATAAAAATACATACAGTTTATGTGCAATTTTCAATTCAACAGGAGAAATATTAGGTCAAGCAAAATGTGAAGCTAACATTAAAAATGTATTGAGATTCATTGAATCTGTCAAGGAAAAATCAGGAATCGGGGAAGATACTAAAATCCTAGCAGGATATGAAGCTAGATGCTTGGGATTTTCCTTATATCATGATCTTAACTTTCATGATATTCCATGTGTCAGCCTTGCACCTTCAACCATGCATGGATCAGTCAAGAACAAAAAGATCAAAAATGACAAAATGGATGCCTTTAATATTGCGACAAATTTAATGCACAATTCCTATAAGGCAGTTCATGTTGTTAAACCGAAAACCCTACAAAATCAATTTAGATGA
- a CDS encoding ATP-binding cassette domain-containing protein, translated as MLKIDKLNIVYNNHKKIYEDVSVEIPHSSFVSLTGVSGSGKTTFLKFILGEIKDASGLFIYDDQIIDESNKDSFIFNEVSYIDQEGHFFENMSIKDYFEFECQIHGVTFSKEEMIKCLEQVQLKNIVYHKSPKLLSTGERKRFFISVALMIKKNILLIDEPTASLDYHHKTILLDILQKLSHQGMTVIVTTHDEDVLEAAQFIYEIQDYKLIEKKSQNIVEKPIHKK; from the coding sequence GTGTTAAAGATTGATAAATTAAATATTGTTTATAATAATCACAAAAAGATTTATGAAGATGTTTCTGTTGAAATTCCTCATTCTTCTTTCGTTTCACTCACAGGAGTCAGTGGCTCAGGTAAGACAACATTTCTTAAATTTATTCTTGGTGAAATTAAAGATGCAAGTGGTTTGTTTATTTATGATGATCAAATTATTGATGAATCAAATAAAGATAGTTTCATTTTTAACGAAGTGAGTTATATAGATCAAGAAGGTCATTTCTTTGAAAATATGAGTATAAAAGATTATTTTGAATTTGAATGTCAAATTCATGGTGTGACTTTTTCTAAAGAAGAAATGATAAAATGTCTTGAACAGGTACAATTAAAAAATATAGTGTATCATAAATCACCAAAACTATTATCTACCGGAGAAAGAAAAAGATTTTTTATATCTGTAGCACTTATGATTAAGAAAAATATTTTGCTTATAGATGAACCAACGGCATCCCTTGATTATCATCATAAAACCATTTTGTTAGATATTCTTCAAAAATTATCTCATCAAGGTATGACTGTTATTGTGACAACGCATGATGAAGATGTTCTTGAGGCGGCTCAATTTATTTATGAAATTCAAGATTATAAATTGATTGAGAAGAAATCACAAAATATTGTAGAGAAACCGATCCATAAAAAATGA
- a CDS encoding ATP-binding cassette domain-containing protein: MIHIKNIQLSFPSKVLIESGNMEIPYGQITGIIGESGTGKTALLQEIGLLKKDCSFDYVFDDMHLHEYDDNQRAMVRCQNISFIYQEVCFFQKMSLRENIEFFAMLAHKSLTEEDIYKLLDMVHLDFDLSTSIETLSGGEKQRLAILCGLIREADLFIFDEPTSYLDATNTAIIIELLKDLAYQKKK; the protein is encoded by the coding sequence ATGATTCATATCAAAAATATACAACTTTCATTTCCTTCAAAAGTACTAATAGAATCAGGAAATATGGAAATTCCATATGGACAAATTACAGGAATTATAGGTGAAAGTGGTACAGGGAAAACAGCGTTATTACAAGAAATAGGGCTTTTAAAAAAGGACTGTTCATTTGATTATGTTTTTGATGATATGCATCTTCATGAATATGATGATAATCAACGTGCTATGGTTAGATGTCAAAATATATCATTCATATATCAGGAAGTTTGTTTCTTTCAAAAAATGAGTCTAAGAGAGAATATTGAGTTTTTTGCAATGCTTGCTCATAAATCATTAACTGAGGAAGACATTTACAAATTATTAGATATGGTTCATTTGGACTTCGATCTTTCAACATCTATTGAAACACTTTCTGGAGGAGAAAAACAGCGATTAGCCATTTTATGTGGACTGATTAGAGAAGCAGATTTGTTTATTTTTGATGAACCAACTTCTTATTTGGATGCTACAAATACAGCAATTATTATAGAGCTTCTTAAAGATTTAGCTTATCAAAAGAAAAAATGA